One window of Cytophagia bacterium CHB2 genomic DNA carries:
- a CDS encoding aminotransferase class V-fold PLP-dependent enzyme has product MDAALNSSRNDIFIHETAAVSEQAEIGAGTKIWHYVHVREGAKIGKNCVLGKDVYIDHYVSIGDGVKIQNGVSVYHGVTLQDEVFLGPNAVFTNDLLPRSHHTDWRVVETVVEKGASIGANATIVCGVRLGAHCMVGAGAVVIKNVPPHALVVGNPARIIGYVCVCGRHLHRDYHIANTNLHQFVCESCKRAYELPALESQREEVLRTGVDGIRFVHHNFDEDTLSAVESVLQSGWVAGCGGESARFEKKLAELSRCEYAVAMNSCTSALFAAVRALEIGPGDEVIVADFSFPASGMSVMHAGATPRFADVRLDTYNIALEKLAGLVTHKTKAVMVVHTFGQMAPMRELSNWCKQRGLPLIEDAACAIGAQHDGIVPGELSDLACYSFHGRKIITTGEGGAVVTNNAELYRKVRALSSLGVDASDKYKAGGPLRYGFHQLGYNFRLSDINCAIGLQQLRHLPALLERRVEAAEHYRQALAHLPGFALPYTDAKAYHTYQAFVCRAENEKLRDHLMAELKKKGIHSTIGTYAQHLEPLFAATDVCPNSKQLYETTIALPFHSFLGRTQIDYIVEQVKIALKHS; this is encoded by the coding sequence ATGGACGCTGCTTTGAACTCCAGCCGAAACGATATTTTCATTCATGAAACCGCTGCCGTCTCCGAACAGGCAGAAATCGGCGCGGGCACAAAGATTTGGCACTATGTTCATGTACGTGAGGGCGCGAAAATCGGCAAGAATTGCGTGCTTGGCAAAGATGTTTATATCGATCATTACGTCAGCATCGGCGACGGCGTGAAAATCCAAAATGGCGTGTCGGTGTATCACGGCGTCACGTTGCAAGACGAAGTTTTTCTCGGACCCAATGCCGTATTCACCAACGATCTCCTGCCGCGTTCGCATCACACCGATTGGCGCGTGGTGGAAACCGTGGTGGAGAAAGGCGCGTCAATTGGCGCGAATGCCACGATCGTCTGCGGCGTGCGGCTGGGCGCGCATTGCATGGTGGGCGCCGGCGCGGTGGTGATCAAGAATGTGCCGCCGCATGCGCTGGTGGTGGGCAATCCTGCCAGAATCATCGGTTATGTTTGCGTGTGCGGCCGCCATTTGCATCGCGATTATCACATTGCCAATACCAATCTCCATCAATTTGTCTGCGAGTCCTGCAAGCGCGCCTATGAGTTGCCGGCGCTGGAGAGCCAACGTGAAGAAGTTTTGCGCACCGGCGTGGACGGCATTCGCTTCGTGCATCACAATTTTGACGAAGACACGTTGAGCGCGGTGGAAAGCGTCTTGCAGTCCGGTTGGGTGGCGGGATGCGGGGGCGAGTCCGCGCGTTTCGAGAAAAAACTGGCTGAGTTGTCGCGCTGTGAATATGCGGTGGCGATGAACAGTTGCACCTCGGCGTTGTTTGCGGCGGTGCGCGCGCTTGAGATTGGACCGGGCGATGAAGTCATCGTCGCCGATTTCTCTTTTCCCGCTTCCGGCATGTCGGTAATGCACGCCGGCGCCACGCCGCGTTTCGCAGATGTTCGGCTTGACACGTACAATATCGCGTTGGAAAAACTTGCCGGGCTAGTGACACATAAAACCAAAGCCGTGATGGTGGTGCACACCTTTGGGCAAATGGCGCCGATGCGCGAACTGTCAAATTGGTGTAAGCAACGCGGACTGCCTTTAATTGAGGATGCGGCGTGCGCCATCGGCGCGCAGCATGACGGCATCGTTCCCGGCGAGCTTTCGGATTTGGCGTGCTACTCGTTTCACGGGCGCAAGATCATCACCACCGGCGAAGGCGGCGCGGTGGTGACGAATAATGCCGAGCTTTACCGCAAAGTGCGCGCGCTCTCTTCGCTCGGGGTCGATGCTTCGGACAAATACAAAGCCGGCGGCCCGCTGCGTTATGGCTTTCATCAGCTCGGGTACAATTTCAGGTTGAGCGACATCAATTGCGCGATTGGCTTGCAGCAGCTTCGCCATTTGCCGGCGTTGCTGGAAAGGAGAGTTGAAGCCGCCGAACACTACCGTCAAGCGCTGGCGCATTTGCCGGGCTTCGCGCTGCCGTATACTGATGCCAAAGCTTATCACACGTATCAAGCCTTTGTCTGCCGCGCCGAAAACGAAAAACTCCGCGATCATTTGATGGCGGAGTTGAAGAAGAAAGGTATTCACAGTACCATCGGCACCTACGCGCAGCATCTCGAACCGCTTTTTGCTGCAACAGATGTTTGCCCAAATTCCAAACAACTTTATGAAACGACGATTGCGCTGCCGTTTCATTCGTTTTTGGGGAGAACTCAGATTGACTATATCGTGGAACAGGTGAAGATTGCTCTAAAACATTCTTGA
- a CDS encoding NAD-dependent epimerase/dehydratase family protein: MNMIKEKAILVTGGAGFIGSHLVDALLARDAGAVVVVDNLFLGSLDNLAAAQQSERFHFYREDAADLSIMDHLTAKHRVEVVFNLATKALLYSFTNPEGAFLVNVEIMRTLLYLQRKGAFKTLIHCSSSEAYGTAQAFPMDENHPYVPATPYAAGKAAADLMALSYAHTFGAEVSVIRPFNNYGPRQNKDRGLEAVIPLTAARLMRGEMPVIYGDGEQTRDFIYVEDTVNGLLLAYEIPAARGQVINLASGKEISIAEVVRGICAYFNYDGHIEYREARPADVRRHRGDIQRAQKILGFTPQVNFDDGLRRTLDWYTKS, encoded by the coding sequence ATGAACATGATAAAAGAGAAAGCTATTCTGGTCACCGGCGGCGCCGGCTTCATCGGCAGCCATCTCGTCGATGCGTTGCTGGCGCGCGACGCCGGCGCGGTGGTGGTGGTTGATAATCTATTTCTGGGAAGCCTGGATAATCTGGCGGCAGCGCAACAATCGGAGCGCTTTCATTTTTATCGTGAAGATGCGGCCGATCTCTCGATCATGGATCATCTCACGGCCAAGCATCGCGTCGAGGTTGTGTTCAACCTTGCCACCAAGGCCCTGCTCTACAGTTTCACCAATCCCGAAGGCGCGTTCTTGGTGAATGTCGAGATCATGCGCACGCTGCTTTATCTGCAACGCAAGGGCGCGTTCAAGACGTTGATTCATTGCTCCTCTTCGGAAGCCTATGGCACCGCGCAAGCGTTTCCGATGGATGAGAATCATCCTTATGTGCCGGCCACGCCGTATGCCGCCGGCAAAGCTGCTGCAGATTTAATGGCGTTGAGTTACGCGCATACCTTTGGCGCTGAGGTTTCCGTCATCCGGCCCTTCAACAATTACGGCCCGCGCCAAAACAAAGATCGCGGTCTCGAAGCCGTGATTCCACTGACTGCCGCGCGCCTTATGCGCGGCGAAATGCCGGTGATTTACGGCGACGGCGAACAGACACGCGATTTTATTTATGTCGAGGATACGGTAAATGGTTTGCTTTTGGCTTATGAAATACCGGCCGCGCGCGGACAAGTGATCAATCTCGCCTCCGGCAAAGAAATCAGCATCGCGGAAGTTGTGCGCGGCATTTGCGCTTATTTCAACTATGACGGCCATATCGAATATCGCGAAGCGCGCCCGGCCGACGTGCGCCGCCATCGCGGTGACATTCAGCGCGCGCAAAAAATTTTGGGCTTCACCCCGCAAGTTAATTTTGACGACGGCTTGCGGCGCACGCTTGATTGGTATACGAAATCTTAA
- a CDS encoding ABC transporter ATP-binding protein — protein MHVDMLQIEQLTKSYGKIRALHNVSFKVAAGEIFGYLGPNGAGKTTTLRLIAGLVHADSGEVRLFGEKNFLPHMRGAMGYLPGELHFYADMSAQQLLDFFAGFRPQRPPVLRQKLLKAFEVSREVLSRKIKHLSHGTRQKIGLLVAMQHDPDLLLLDEPTTGLDPLMQQAFREIILDFSARGRAVFFSSHVLSEVEAVCSSIAILRAGEIVAIESMAALRDKMLRRLQVRFRAAAPQSVLTCPGVVRTQVQGREVVLWVRGEINAVLRALAQVEIEHLVFPEPELEDIFLSFYNKSDRPPNV, from the coding sequence ATGCACGTGGACATGCTGCAAATTGAGCAGCTCACAAAATCCTACGGCAAGATTCGCGCCTTGCACAATGTCAGTTTCAAGGTTGCTGCCGGCGAGATTTTTGGGTATCTCGGCCCGAACGGCGCCGGCAAAACCACGACGTTGCGCCTGATTGCCGGCTTGGTGCATGCCGACAGCGGCGAGGTTCGCCTCTTCGGCGAGAAGAATTTCCTGCCGCACATGCGCGGCGCGATGGGGTATCTCCCGGGCGAATTGCATTTCTATGCCGATATGAGCGCCCAACAGTTGTTGGACTTCTTTGCCGGCTTTCGCCCGCAACGGCCTCCAGTCCTGCGGCAAAAACTTCTCAAGGCCTTCGAAGTGAGCCGGGAAGTACTCTCGCGCAAAATCAAGCATCTATCTCACGGCACCAGGCAAAAGATTGGGTTGCTCGTGGCCATGCAGCATGATCCGGACCTCCTGCTGCTGGATGAACCGACCACCGGCCTCGACCCGTTAATGCAACAAGCCTTTCGCGAAATCATTCTTGATTTTTCTGCCCGCGGCCGGGCGGTGTTCTTTTCGTCACACGTGCTTTCCGAAGTGGAAGCCGTTTGCAGCAGCATCGCGATTTTGCGCGCCGGTGAAATCGTTGCGATCGAATCCATGGCCGCTTTGCGCGACAAAATGCTGCGGCGTCTACAAGTGCGCTTTCGCGCGGCCGCGCCGCAAAGCGTGCTCACCTGTCCCGGCGTCGTGCGCACACAGGTTCAGGGAAGAGAGGTTGTGCTTTGGGTACGAGGCGAGATCAATGCCGTTTTGCGCGCTCTGGCGCAAGTGGAGATTGAGCATCTCGTTTTTCCGGAGCCGGAGTTGGAAGACATTTTTCTGAGTTTCTACAACAAATCCGATCGTCCGCCTAATGTTTAA
- a CDS encoding methionyl-tRNA formyltransferase yields MQTAATPAGSAGKSRWQGLWRAQLFSGSGQAYQKGEDCHGAPQGFCEIMSIVFFGTTDTGYHCLEQMLLAGLPVAGIVTGLPEFEISYAKGRVQNRRHRDFHLFQERFGVPVLTFTRKFDEAILSTLASWEPQLLVVIGWYHLIPARVRALAPLGTVGIHWSLLPKYRGGSPLVWAILNGERETGASLFYLEDKVDAGRIIAQTPVPIDEHENVAHLIEKLNTASGRIVVAHVPKILQGTAASWPQDEAHATYFRPRLPEDGLIDWRWPAQRIYNFIRAQTLPYPCAFSQYRGQRIRIVSVTVQPQSGEHVWVRAGDGGWLGLEKILGDDDETICPALPFFQKEEIEFDQRSDDAAE; encoded by the coding sequence ATGCAAACCGCTGCAACACCAGCCGGAAGCGCTGGCAAATCACGTTGGCAAGGGTTATGGCGCGCGCAGCTATTTTCTGGATCTGGTCAGGCATATCAAAAAGGAGAAGATTGTCACGGGGCTCCTCAAGGATTTTGTGAAATCATGAGCATCGTTTTTTTCGGCACGACGGATACCGGCTATCACTGTCTTGAACAAATGTTGCTGGCCGGATTGCCGGTCGCCGGTATTGTAACCGGTTTGCCGGAGTTCGAAATTTCCTATGCCAAAGGCAGAGTCCAGAACCGGCGCCACCGCGATTTTCACTTGTTCCAGGAACGTTTCGGTGTGCCGGTATTGACCTTTACTCGCAAGTTTGATGAAGCAATTCTGTCGACGCTTGCGAGTTGGGAGCCGCAATTGCTGGTCGTGATCGGATGGTATCATCTCATCCCGGCGCGGGTGCGGGCGTTGGCGCCGCTGGGGACGGTTGGCATTCACTGGTCGCTGTTGCCGAAGTATCGCGGCGGTTCGCCGCTGGTGTGGGCCATCCTCAATGGTGAGCGCGAAACCGGCGCTTCTTTGTTTTATCTCGAAGACAAAGTTGATGCCGGCAGAATTATTGCGCAAACACCCGTACCGATTGACGAGCATGAAAACGTCGCGCACTTGATTGAAAAACTCAACACGGCTTCGGGGAGAATTGTGGTGGCGCATGTGCCCAAGATTCTCCAGGGCACGGCCGCCTCGTGGCCTCAGGATGAAGCGCATGCCACCTATTTCCGTCCGCGCTTGCCGGAAGATGGTTTGATCGATTGGCGCTGGCCGGCGCAGCGGATTTACAATTTCATTCGCGCGCAGACCTTGCCTTATCCCTGCGCGTTCTCACAATATCGCGGGCAACGCATCAGAATCGTGAGCGTGACAGTGCAACCGCAATCCGGTGAGCATGTATGGGTTCGCGCAGGCGATGGCGGTTGGCTGGGTTTGGAAAAGATTTTGGGCGACGACGATGAGACGATTTGCCCGGCGCTCCCGTTTTTTCAGAAGGAAGAAATCGAGTTCGATCAGCGATCCGATGATGCAGCGGAGTAG
- a CDS encoding leucyl aminopeptidase produces the protein MEITIKTAHPDTISCAALLLLTPPATAKSDLQIFNLAGKSKHLPAINKLHRLGDFHGNAEEVVWFHPEEAPAQRVLLAGLGRREGEVEKLKDGPHLQRVIANAVAAARKLGVQEICVPLGGALTDQFGAGEAARLLAEAALLANYQFVKYKSKAGPRDQPLQRLTIAVENSRQQTEATAGVEHGRVFATWTCCARDLQNMPSNDLTPELFAQIAQMKAAEAGISCRVFDENMIRELRMGALLAVAQGSNNPPRFVVLENHQPDSADTIVLIGKGVTFDSGGLSIKSSKAMEEMKFDMSGAATALSAICCLAQLRTPLHLVCLLPLVENMPSGQALRPGDIVRASNGKTIEVADTDAEGRLILADALAYASRFAPAAVIDLATLTGSVFYALGEAAAGLFSNDSDLSDNIKQAAQTSGERVWELPLFPEFTKNLASEIADLRNISSKKVGAGASHGAAFLAAFVNGYKWAHLDIAAVAFPQETTPLCPTKGTGWGVRLLVQLCQDWAAHQQ, from the coding sequence ATGGAAATCACCATCAAAACCGCTCACCCGGACACAATTTCCTGCGCCGCATTGCTTCTGCTCACCCCGCCGGCAACCGCGAAATCCGATTTGCAAATTTTCAACCTTGCTGGAAAATCAAAACACCTGCCCGCCATTAACAAATTGCACCGGCTTGGTGATTTTCACGGCAACGCCGAAGAAGTTGTCTGGTTTCATCCGGAAGAGGCTCCTGCACAACGCGTTTTGCTTGCCGGTTTGGGCAGGAGAGAAGGTGAGGTCGAAAAGCTGAAGGACGGGCCGCACCTGCAGCGTGTCATCGCCAATGCCGTGGCTGCCGCGCGTAAGCTCGGCGTGCAGGAAATTTGTGTGCCGCTGGGCGGTGCACTCACCGATCAGTTCGGAGCAGGCGAGGCGGCGCGCTTGCTCGCCGAAGCCGCGCTTTTGGCGAATTATCAATTCGTCAAATACAAATCAAAAGCCGGGCCTCGTGATCAGCCCTTGCAACGCTTGACTATTGCCGTGGAGAATTCGCGGCAGCAGACGGAAGCAACAGCGGGAGTTGAACACGGCCGGGTGTTCGCAACGTGGACGTGTTGCGCCAGAGATTTGCAGAACATGCCGTCCAACGACCTCACGCCCGAGTTGTTTGCACAGATTGCACAAATGAAGGCCGCGGAAGCCGGAATCTCATGTCGCGTATTTGATGAAAACATGATCCGCGAGCTGCGCATGGGCGCGTTGCTGGCCGTGGCGCAGGGCAGCAACAACCCGCCGCGCTTCGTCGTGCTCGAAAATCACCAACCCGATTCCGCGGATACAATTGTTTTGATTGGCAAAGGCGTGACATTTGACAGCGGCGGCCTTTCGATCAAATCGTCGAAGGCCATGGAGGAAATGAAATTCGACATGTCCGGCGCGGCGACCGCGCTGTCCGCGATTTGCTGCCTGGCGCAGTTGCGCACACCACTCCATCTTGTTTGCCTGCTTCCGTTGGTTGAAAACATGCCCAGCGGGCAGGCGTTGCGGCCCGGTGACATTGTGCGCGCCTCGAATGGCAAAACCATCGAAGTCGCAGATACCGATGCCGAAGGCCGGTTGATTTTGGCGGACGCACTGGCGTACGCCAGCCGTTTCGCCCCCGCGGCCGTTATCGATCTTGCCACCTTGACCGGATCCGTATTTTATGCGCTTGGTGAAGCTGCTGCCGGATTGTTCTCAAATGACTCGGATCTGAGCGATAACATCAAGCAAGCAGCGCAAACAAGCGGCGAACGCGTGTGGGAATTGCCGCTGTTCCCGGAATTCACCAAGAACCTTGCCAGCGAAATTGCCGATTTGCGCAATATTTCCTCCAAGAAAGTTGGCGCCGGCGCAAGTCACGGTGCGGCGTTTCTGGCAGCCTTCGTCAATGGGTACAAATGGGCGCATCTCGACATTGCCGCGGTGGCGTTTCCGCAGGAAACCACGCCGCTTTGTCCCACCAAAGGAACGGGCTGGGGCGTGCGCTTGCTCGTGCAACTTTGCCAGGATTGGGCGGCGCACCAGCAGTAA